In Malania oleifera isolate guangnan ecotype guangnan chromosome 8, ASM2987363v1, whole genome shotgun sequence, a single window of DNA contains:
- the LOC131162982 gene encoding protein VACUOLELESS GAMETOPHYTES, protein MNKSIKKSGTFVLKKTPSMKVSLPPSLDLALPTSFHPIVAAAGSGEYHQEGQYHHISHPQHPLARVSSPYLFTCMGCKEYGAGAMFSCQSCNNFQLHEFCALALPTLTAHSLHSHHQLVFHSKPVKGGLLWPRCDVCSKPIRGFAYRCSTCSFQMHPCCAMLSAEMKIRTHPHPMKLIPTNNATLSSSDLSYCCGECDKKRSGKVYRCSVCDYHIHAVCAKNMVNGLHANGIQNVEKPSMLGAAAKLASHVVVGFIGGLIEGIGEGVGEVLVQSLTKAGRRNNTSTATTSAATTSTASN, encoded by the exons ATGAACAAATCCATCAAAAAGTCAGGAACTTTTGTCCTCAAGAAGACTCCTTCAATGAAAGTATCTCTCCCCCCCTCCCTCGACTTAGCACTCCCAACTTCTTTCCACCCCATCGTTGCCGCCGCCGGCTCCGGAGAATACCATCAAGAGGGGCAGTACCATCACATCAGTCACCCGCAGCACCCCTTGGCTCGAGTGAGCTCCCCTTACTTGTTTACGTGCATGGGCTGCAAGGAATACGGCGCCGGCGCGATGTTCTCCTGCCAATCCTGTAATAATTTTCAGCTACATGAGTTTTGTGCCTTGGCCCTTCCAACTCTTACCGCTCACTCCCTCCACTCCCACCACCAACTCGTCTTTCACTCTAAACCAG TTAAAGGTGGACTTCTGTGGCCGAGATGTGATGTGTGCAGCAAACCCATAAGAGGATTTGCTTACAGATGCAGCACATGTAGTTTCCAGATGCACCCCTGCTGTGCCATGCTCTCTGCAGAAATGAAAATTCGAACCCACCCACACCCGATGAAACTCATACCCACAAACAATGCTACACTCTCCAGCAGTGACTTGAGTTATTGCTGCGGAGAGTGCGACAAGAAGAGATCCGGCAAAGTATACCGGTGTAGCGTCTGCGATTACCATATCCACGCAGTTTGTGCAAAGAACATGGTAAATGGGCTGCATGCAAATGGGATACAGAACGTGGAAAAACCAAGCATGCTAGGGGCTGCAGCTAAGCTCGCATCTCATGTGGTTGTAGGGTTCATCGGTGGGCTGATTGAGGGTATTGGAGAAGGTGTGGGGGAAGTCTTGGTTCAAAGTCTCACAAAAGCTGGAAGGCGCAATAATACTAGTACTGCTACTACTAGTGCTGCTACTACTAGTACTGCAAGCAACTAG